The proteins below are encoded in one region of Desulfohalovibrio reitneri:
- a CDS encoding branched-chain amino acid ABC transporter permease — MIDFLIYLGIMACIWGILSLSLNLQFGLAGLVNLGHVAYFMVGAYASSILVMFSGFPFPLGMLGGALFAGLFGVVLALPTANLREDYWAISTLAFAEIARLIFLNEPIKGDYIGASYGIPGIPRPLEGLLSGQNFELAYLGIAACTLLLAYLLSEFIFKTPFGRVLKAVREGDEVPLALGKNVRWFRIRAMAVAGGLGGVAGALFAHYNAFVAPNYFLPLETFLVWAMIILGGAGNNRGALLGTVVIVALSNSTRFLDDILPLDASLLGPLRMILIGVLIICIILYLPKGLFPERRRLYGRDAA, encoded by the coding sequence ATGATCGATTTTCTCATCTACCTGGGCATCATGGCCTGCATCTGGGGCATCCTGTCCCTGAGCCTGAATCTGCAGTTCGGCTTGGCCGGGCTGGTCAACCTGGGGCACGTGGCCTACTTCATGGTCGGAGCCTACGCCTCCTCCATCCTGGTCATGTTCTCCGGATTCCCATTCCCCCTCGGCATGCTCGGCGGGGCCCTCTTCGCCGGACTGTTCGGCGTGGTCCTGGCCCTGCCAACCGCCAACCTGCGGGAGGACTACTGGGCCATCTCCACCCTGGCTTTCGCGGAAATCGCCAGGCTGATCTTTCTCAATGAACCCATCAAAGGCGACTACATAGGCGCTTCCTACGGCATTCCGGGCATTCCCCGGCCTCTGGAGGGTCTGCTCAGCGGACAGAACTTCGAGCTTGCCTACCTGGGCATCGCCGCGTGCACCCTGCTTCTGGCCTACCTGTTGTCGGAGTTCATCTTCAAGACGCCCTTCGGGCGCGTGCTCAAGGCGGTCCGTGAAGGCGACGAGGTTCCCCTTGCCCTGGGCAAGAACGTCCGCTGGTTCCGCATTCGGGCCATGGCCGTTGCCGGCGGCCTGGGCGGCGTGGCCGGGGCGCTCTTCGCCCACTACAACGCCTTTGTCGCGCCCAACTACTTCCTGCCGCTGGAAACCTTCCTGGTCTGGGCCATGATCATCCTCGGCGGCGCGGGCAACAACCGTGGCGCGCTCCTCGGCACAGTGGTCATCGTGGCGCTTTCCAACTCCACACGATTCCTGGACGACATTCTTCCCCTGGATGCCTCCCTGCTGGGCCCGCTGCGCATGATCCTCATCGGCGTGCTCATCATCTGCATCATCCTCTATCTGCCCAAGGGACTCTTCCCCGAAAGGAGAAGGCTATATGGCCGAGACGCTGCTTAA